From a single Rhinolophus ferrumequinum isolate MPI-CBG mRhiFer1 chromosome 15, mRhiFer1_v1.p, whole genome shotgun sequence genomic region:
- the ZNF575 gene encoding zinc finger protein 575 isoform X1 yields the protein MLERDSESAAEATEPSPTGKEPVTKGGAPHQGSPKKPRQLAPVPDASAGEPSRPRRRPPPQRPHRCPDCDKAFSYPSKLATHRLAHGGARPHPCPDCPKAFSYPSKLAAHRLTHSGARPHPCPHCPKAFGHRSKLAAHLWTHAPSRPYPCPDCSKSFCYPSKLAAHRHTHHATDARPYPCPHCPKAFSFPSKLAAHRLCHDPPTAPGSQATTRHRCSSCGQAFGQKRLLLLHQRSHHQVENQGERE from the exons ATGCTGGAGCGAGATTCAGAGTCCGCGGCCGAGGCCACAGAGCCTAGTCCTACTGGCAAGGAACCGGTAACCAAAGGAGGAG CTCCCCACCAAGGTTCGCCAAAGAAGCCCCGCCAGTTGGCTCCTGTGCCAGACGCATCTGCGGGGGAGCCTTCTCGACCCCGCCGGAGGCCCCCGCCCCAGCGCCCGCACCGCTGCCCCGACTGTGACAAAGCCTTCTCCTACCCGTCCAAGCTGGCCACGCACCGGTTGGCACACGGTGGCGCCCGCCCCCACCCATGCCCTGACTGCCCCAAGGCCTTCTCCTATCCCTCCAAGCTTGCAGCCCACCGCCTCACGCACAGCGGCGCCCGCCCACACCCATGCCCCCACTGCCCAAAGGCCTTCGGCCACCGCTCCAAGCTGGCAGCCCACCTCTGGACCCATGCGCCTTCCCGCCCCTACCCGTGCCCTGACTGCTCCAAGTCCTTCTGCTACCCCTCCAAGCTGGCAGCCCACCGCCACACGCACCATGCCACAGATGCCCGCCCCTATCCTTGCCCGCACTGCCCCAAGGCTTTTTCATTCCCCTCCAAACTGGCCGCCCATCGCCTGTGTCACGACCCCCCCACGGCGCCAGGCAGCCAGGCCACAACGCGGCATCGCTGCTCCAGCTGCGGTCAGGCCTTTGGCCAGAAACGCCTCCTGCTCCTTCACCAACGCAGCCACCACCAGGTTGAGAACCAGGGAGAACGGGAGTGA
- the ZNF575 gene encoding zinc finger protein 575 isoform X2 produces MLERDSESAAEATEPSPTGKEPVTKGAPHQGSPKKPRQLAPVPDASAGEPSRPRRRPPPQRPHRCPDCDKAFSYPSKLATHRLAHGGARPHPCPDCPKAFSYPSKLAAHRLTHSGARPHPCPHCPKAFGHRSKLAAHLWTHAPSRPYPCPDCSKSFCYPSKLAAHRHTHHATDARPYPCPHCPKAFSFPSKLAAHRLCHDPPTAPGSQATTRHRCSSCGQAFGQKRLLLLHQRSHHQVENQGERE; encoded by the exons ATGCTGGAGCGAGATTCAGAGTCCGCGGCCGAGGCCACAGAGCCTAGTCCTACTGGCAAGGAACCGGTAACCAAAGGAG CTCCCCACCAAGGTTCGCCAAAGAAGCCCCGCCAGTTGGCTCCTGTGCCAGACGCATCTGCGGGGGAGCCTTCTCGACCCCGCCGGAGGCCCCCGCCCCAGCGCCCGCACCGCTGCCCCGACTGTGACAAAGCCTTCTCCTACCCGTCCAAGCTGGCCACGCACCGGTTGGCACACGGTGGCGCCCGCCCCCACCCATGCCCTGACTGCCCCAAGGCCTTCTCCTATCCCTCCAAGCTTGCAGCCCACCGCCTCACGCACAGCGGCGCCCGCCCACACCCATGCCCCCACTGCCCAAAGGCCTTCGGCCACCGCTCCAAGCTGGCAGCCCACCTCTGGACCCATGCGCCTTCCCGCCCCTACCCGTGCCCTGACTGCTCCAAGTCCTTCTGCTACCCCTCCAAGCTGGCAGCCCACCGCCACACGCACCATGCCACAGATGCCCGCCCCTATCCTTGCCCGCACTGCCCCAAGGCTTTTTCATTCCCCTCCAAACTGGCCGCCCATCGCCTGTGTCACGACCCCCCCACGGCGCCAGGCAGCCAGGCCACAACGCGGCATCGCTGCTCCAGCTGCGGTCAGGCCTTTGGCCAGAAACGCCTCCTGCTCCTTCACCAACGCAGCCACCACCAGGTTGAGAACCAGGGAGAACGGGAGTGA